The following coding sequences lie in one Arachis hypogaea cultivar Tifrunner chromosome 4, arahy.Tifrunner.gnm2.J5K5, whole genome shotgun sequence genomic window:
- the LOC112796913 gene encoding ultraviolet-B receptor UVR8, translating to MNGNEGAAEETKVEEEKKEEECKEKMVYMWGYLPGASPEKTPILSPASVSLSDPSIAGDSWKDVCGGGCGFAMAISEKGKLVTWGSADDESQSYLTSGKRGETPGAFELPTDAAVLKAAAGWAHCASVTDEGEVYAWGWKECVPSGKVITDFIAAGSLQKDISGKQSSSIADQGSPQSSNTSSGSDSHHDNKKVGEEAIKRRKISFARQESDSPASGDDFFTVSPSLITLGPGVKITSVAAGGRHTLALSDVGQVWGWGYGGEGQLGLGSRVKMVSSPHVIPCMESTSGKDRSSTAHQGSGAGAQVSKVPGSYVKEIACGGRHSAVVTDAGALLTFGWGLYGQCGQGNNADQLRPTLVPSLLSTTVEKIAAGLWHTLCVTVDGHIYAFGGNQFGQLGTGSDQPETLPKQLEASRFENKYSSMVSCGARHSALLTEDGHLFTWGWNKYGQLGLGDSTDRNVPCQVLIAGCRPRNVACGWWHTLLVADKNLV from the exons ATGAACGGAAACGAAGGAGCGGCGGAAGAGACGAAggtggaggaggagaagaaggaggaagagtgCAAGGAGAAAATGGTGTACATGTGGGGCTACCTTCCCGGAGCCTCGCCGGAGAAAACTCCGATACTGTCTCCGGCGTCGGTAAGCCTCTCTGATCCCTCCATCGCCGGAGATTCCTGGAAAGACGTTTGTGGCGGCGGTTGTGGATTCGCCATGGCCATTTCAG AGAAAGGGAAGCTGGTGACGTGGGGCTCCGCGGATGATGAGAGCCAGAGTTATTTGACGTCGGGGAAGCGTGGG GAGACTCCAGGAGCTTTTGAGCTCCCCACTGATGCTGCAGTGCTGAAGGCTGCTGCTGGTTGGGCTCATTGCGCCTCGGTCACTG ATGAAGGTGAAGTCTATGCATGGGGATGGAAAGAATGTGTGCCTTCTGGTAAAGTTATTACTGATTTCATAGCTGCAGGAAGCCTGCAAAAGGATATTTCTGGGAAACAAAGCTCATCAATAGCTGATCAAG GAAGCCCACAAAGCTCAAACACAAGTAGTGGGTCAGATTCTCATCATGACAACAAGAAAGTTGGAGAGGAAGCTATTAAGAGAAGAAAAATCTCATTTGCGAGACAGGAATCCGACAGTCCAGCATCTGGAGATGACTTCTTTACCGTTTCCCCTTCTCTTATTACCCTTGGGCCTGGGGTCAAGATTACCTCTGTAGCAGCTGGTGGGAGGCATACACTAGCACTGTCAG ATGTGGGACAGGTTTGGGGTTGGGGCTATGGAGGTGAAGGACAGCTAGGTTTGGGTTCTCGAGTGAAGATGGTGTCATCTCCTCACGTTATACCTTGTATGGAGTCCACTTCTGGGAAAGATaggtcatcaactgctcatcaagGAAGTGGTGCTGGGGCACAAGTATCAAAGGTTCCTGGAAGTTATGTGAAGGAAATTGCTTGTGGAGGTCGGCATAGCGCTGTTGTGACAG aTGCTGGGGCACTCCTTACTTTTGGCTGGGGCCTGTATGGTCAG TGTGGACAAGGGAATAATGCTGATCAACTGAGACCAACCCTAGTTCCATCTTTATTGAGTACTACTGTGGAAAAAATTGCGGCGGGACTTTGGCACACATTGTGTGTTACTGTAGATGGTCATATTTATGCATTTGGTGGGAATCAGTTTGGACAATTGGGTACTGGTAGTGATCAGCCTGAG ACCTTGCCTAAACAGTTGGAAGCTTCCCGTTTTGAGAATAAGTATTCTAGTATGGTTTCTTGTGGGGCTCGTCATAGTGCTTTACTAACAG AGGATGGTCACCTATTTACTTGGGGATGGAACAAATATGGCCAG CTTGGTTTGGGAGATTCTACTGACCGAAATGTCCCTTGTCAAGTTCTTATTGCCGGTTGCCGACCTAGAAATGTTGCCTGTGGTTGGTGGCATACACTGCTGGTGGCTGATAAGAACCTGGTTTGA